In Quercus robur chromosome 11, dhQueRobu3.1, whole genome shotgun sequence, the following proteins share a genomic window:
- the LOC126705155 gene encoding wall-associated receptor kinase-like 1, with translation MDVKNVFLNEDLQEEVYMQPPTRYTHLGLQVCLLHYDLYGLKQALRAWFEKFNSVVTQHGFILSPHDAALFVRRSSIGITLILLYVDDMIIIGDDSAGKNPSAVEVAEASVTKKSPTLFGLVNIFDDPLTEGPEPTSKLVGRVQVGLGNSSCSGAAAVCGNVTIPYPFGIEPGCYIDDWFAIDCNYTLGSPKPFLRSFDLEVLDISLEGTLRISYPMSWTCPNGHRSARHNVSLASSPFVFSKLRNIFIAMGCNNLAYLQPDDSPNSSLSIIAGCMSVCEKNTLQTQGSSCNGIGCCKTTIPSDLDVFNKWIAFMVKPSLKSTKDCSYASLVDQKWFEENLTNIFEVRKMPHVPVVLNWEINANLSSLVKGSNSSNSTCQFANRSLSSGNMSSTIACSCNSGFEGNPYLVDGCQGISTGIGLLILFIGGWWSYKVVKKRKNIKRKEKFFKRNGGLLLQQQLSSSEVIVEKTIKLFNSKDLEKATDNFNVNRILGQGGQDTVYKGMLIDGKIVAIKRSKVIDEGKLEEFINEVVILSQINHRNVVKLLGCCLETEVPLLVYEFIPNGTLSQYLYDQNEEFPTIWDMCLRIATEVAGALFYLHSAASTPIYHRDIKTTNILLDDKYRAKVADFGTSRSIAVDQTHLTTIVQGTFGYLDPKYFQSSQFIEKSDVYSFGVVLVELLTGEKAISSTRTKECRSLATYLIHSMEDNNLFDIIDARVMKDAKQEEIISVANLAKMCLNLNRKKRPTMKEVAMQLEAIQSLQKTPNVQQNYEEVEFVRTEMHEQWDDISTSTILGVDSGVASSSGSRPLLSF, from the exons ATGGATGTAAAGAATGTTTTCCTCAATGAAGACCTCCAagaagaagtgtacatgcaaccacccACTCGCTATACTCACTTAGGTCTTCAAGTTTGTCTCCTTCATTATGATCTTTATGGCCTTAAGCAGGCTCTTCGggcttggtttgaaaagtttaacTCAGTTGTTACTCAACACGGTTTCATTTTAAGTCCTCATGATGCTGCTCTCTTCGTTCGAAGATCCTCTAttggtatcactcttattcttctttatgttgatgacatgattaTTATTGGAGATGATTCAGCAG GAAAAAACCCAAGTGCAGTGGAAGTAGCTGAAGCATCAGTGACTAAGAAATCACCCACCTTGTTTGGACTTGTCAATATTTTTGATGATCCATTAACGGAAGGGCCTGAACCCACCTCCAAGCTTGTGGGTCGAGTTCAAG TGGGTTTGGGAAACAGTTCATGTAGTGGAGCAGCAGCAGTTTGTGGGAACGTTACAATTCCATACCCTTTTGGAATTGAACCTGGTTGCTACATTGACGATTGGTTTGCGATAGATTGCAACTACACTCTTGGCTCTCCCAAGCCATTCTTGAGAAGCTTTGACCTGGAGGTGCTGGACATTTCATTAGAAGGCACACTTCGAATCAGTTATCCTATGTCATGGACGTGTCCTAATGGTCATCGCAGTGCAAGACATAATGTGAGCTTAGCATCAAGTCCCTTTGTCTTCTCAAAATTGAGAAACATATTCATTGCCATGGGTTGTAACAACTTGGCTTATCTTCAACCCGATGATAGCCCAAATAGTTCACTAAGTATTATTGCTGGGTGCATGTCCGTTTGTGAGAAAAACACCTTACAGACACAGGGCAGTAGTTGCAATGGCATCGGCTGTTGCAAAACCACAATCCCTTCAGATCTCGATGTGTTTAACAAATGGATAGCGTTCATGGTCAAACCATCTCTTAAAAGTACCAAAGATTGCAGCTATGCCTCCTTAGTAGATCAGAAGTGGTTCGAGGAAAATTTAACAAACATCTTTGAAGTCCGAAAAATGCCTCACGTTCCTGTGGTATTAAATTgggaaataaatgcaaacttatCTTCTCTTGTAAAGGGAAGTAATTCATCTAACTCAACATGTCAGTTTGCAAATCGTTCTTTGTCATCGGGTAATATGAGTTCAACCATTGCATGCTCTTGCAACTCCGGCTTTGAAGGAAATCCCTATCTTGTTGATGGATGTCAAG GTATTAGCACAGGCATTGGGctgttaattttgtttattgGTGGATGGTGGTCAtataaagtggtaaaaaaaaggaagaatattAAGCGCAAGGAGAAGTTCTTCAAACGAAATGGTGGTTTATTATTACAACAGCAATTGTCTTCAAGTGAAGTAATTGTTGAGAAAACCATCAAATTGTTTAATTCAAAGGATTTGGAAAAGGCCACTGATAATTTTAATGTGAATAGAATTCTTGGTCAAGGAGGACAAGACACTGTTTATAAAGGTATGTTGATAGATGggaaaattgttgcaataaaaaGGTCTAAGGTAATTGATGAAGGAAAACTCGAAGAATTCATTAATGAAGTTGTCATTCTTTCACAAATTAACCATAGGAATGTGGTTAAACTACTTGGTTGTTGTTTGGAGACAGAAGTTCCTTTGCTAGTTTATGAATTCATTCCTAATGGAACTCTATCCCAATATCTCTATGACCAAAATGAGGAGTTTCCAACAATATGGGATATGTGCTTACGAATTGCTACAGAAGTTGCAGGAGCTCTTTTCTACTTACACTCAGCAGCTTCTACACCCATTTACCACCGTGACATTAAGACTACAAACATTCTCTTAGATGATAAGTATAGAGCAAAAGTAGCAGATTTTGGGACTTCAAGATCCATTGCTGTTGATCAAACTCACCTAACCACAATAGTACAAGGCACTTTTGGATATTTGGACCCTAAGTATTTCCAATCAAGTCAGTTTATAGAAAAGagtgatgtttatagttttggtgTTGTCCTTGTTGAGCTCTTAACTGGAGAAAAAGCTATTTCTTCTACGAGGACAAAAGAATGCAGAAGTTTAGCCACATATCTCATTCATTCAATGGAGgacaataatttatttgatattATTGATGCTAGAGTTATGAAGGACGCTAAACAAGAAGAAATCATTTCAGTAGCAAACCTTGCAAAAATGTGCTTGAACTTGAATAGGAAGAAACGACCTACAATGAAAGAAGTTGCAATGCAGTTGGAGGCAATCCAATCATTGCAAAAAACTCCTAATGTTCAACAAAACTACGAAGAGGTTGAATTTGTCAGAACTGAAATGCACGAGCAATGGGATGATATTTCTACATCAACAATATTAGGTGTGGATAGTGGTGTAGCTTCATCTTCAGGATCCCGCCCACTGTTATCTTTTTAA